In Chloroflexota bacterium, the genomic window GCATCGAGGAACACCACGTCGTCGACAACCTGCTCGGAGAGCTGACGGACATGCCGCCGAGCCACGAATCCTGGGGTGCCAAGGCGTCGGTGATGCGCGAGAACGTCGAGCACCACATCGACGAAGAAGAGACGGACATGTTCGTGAAGGCGCGGACTACCTTCGACCGCGCCGAGCTCGAGGCGCTCGGCAAGCGGATGGCGGCGCGGAACGTTACCGCCAGGGCGTCTGTCCGGGCGCTCGCCGCCAAGCGGGAGCGATGACCGCCGGGCCGAACCGCCTTCCTGGGCGGCGGATCCGAGCGTCTCGCTCGGCGTCATCTCGGCAGGTCCCGCGGATCGTGGGTCGCCATGGACTTCGTGCGTGACGACCCTGATCTCCATCTTCGGGATCGCCGGTCGGTTCGCGGGAGCGCTGCTGACCACGGCGCTCGGGTGGGCGAGCAGTCTGCTCTTTGGACGGGTTCCCCGCTCCCACCAGATCTTCGTCATCCTCATGCTGGCGGGTTCGGTCCTCTGGATCGTCCTGCTCCTCGGCTTCTTCCTGCCGATCGTCGCCCGGTTCCTGCTCGACACGACGCCGCATCCGGCGTTCATCGACAGCGTCTGGCTGGGTGTCGCGATCGTGGTCGGCCTGATCATCCTGCCCCTGTTCATCGGCGTGGCTGGATATCTCGTCCCCGCTCAGGGTGCACGGCCCACGGGCCTCGCGATCGTTCGCGAGATCCTCAGGGGTTATCCGCTCGCGCTCGTGATCAGCGTCGTCCTCGTCTTCCTTCCGGGGGTCGGGATCGTGAGAAAGGTCGGCAGCCTGAGGCGCGGATGGTCTGACACGCACATCCCGATCGTCGTCAAGCCCGGAGGCTACGACCGCGTGGTGGCCGATCTCCAGCTGGCGCTCAGCAGTGCCGACCTGCTCGTCACCGCAAGGGATGCACCGTCAATCCTCACGGTGCCCGGACAGCTCCTCGCACGCGTTGCCGGGGGCAATGTTCGAGCGCTCCTCCCGGATCATCTCGTGGAACTGAACGGGCAGTCCCTGGAGATCGGCGTCTATCCGTCGGACATCGCGATCTCCGGTGCACGACGTGAGCGGACGAGGGCCCGAGCTGCGATCCTCAGCCGACTTGCCACGACGTCTGCTCACCTGACGACGAGTGCGGAGTCGCAGGCGGTGGAAGACCGCCT contains:
- a CDS encoding hemerythrin domain-containing protein, whose product is MNAITMLERDHARVKGLLARLDATTPRAKVTRRDLFHRIKAALTVHETIEEEIFYPAFKAHPRARDLVLEGIEEHHVVDNLLGELTDMPPSHESWGAKASVMRENVEHHIDEEETDMFVKARTTFDRAELEALGKRMAARNVTARASVRALAAKRER